The nucleotide window ATACCTGTTCTTTTGTTTTTGGAACATATGCCCTGAAGTTGCAGTCTATTTGAACCTCTGCGCCTGGTTAggcaaatattttaatataagaaCCCTGCTTTTGTTTGAATTTGTTCCATAGTGTAAACAACAAAACTTGGAACAATCATAGGTTGTTGAGAGATACTTCACCTGGTAAAAAGTAGCTGTGTCTGGAGAAGCTGTTGTTGGTGCAAACGTCACAATAAACAAGGCCCATTACGATGATCTGAGCATTGTTTTTTGCTGGCTCAGTTTGCAAAGATAATGTCATAATAAAcagtgaaaaaaaaagaaagagaatgatTGGGTTCATGGCAGCAAATTTTGGGAGAGGAGACACAAACTTCCACACAAGTTTCTGTATGAATGATTGATTGGTCTAAATCAATAGCTAAAAAAGCATTATCATTATCAATTCATGTAGTTGAAGATGAGCTTTGAAGTCTGGATAGGGGGTCGTGGTAGTTGGTGGAGATCCAATTGTAGGCAAAAGTGATGAaatttatcctttttttttttttcacaataAAACAAAGACATGTGAATGTATTTTGGCAATATGTGGACTTGATGGGAAGGGAGTGGCTTATTTATGAGTGTCGCCTTGCCCTTGGTGGCTTCATTTGTCTCATTTATTGCGGAGCTTGGTTTTACGATCCGAGTTTATAGTAAAGCCAAAATTAGCATGTTTGTAGATTGGATTGGAACATTCCTTCAATTCAGGGAAGTTGGCTTTAGCTCCAATTTTCTAACAAAAAATCTAGGCAATAATATAATGTAATTTGTAATTGTCTATAGCCTATAGGGTAACATGAGCATTCTTTTTTATGCTCATCGGAAAGCTTTAGCTTCTAAGGGAGACATTGATATGAGGATACCCGTGAACAAGGTAAATGAGGTGGTGCCACAGCTTGCTGACATTTGGCTCATGCTAAAGCTATGACTTACTAAGAGAATGCAATGAATTCACATGATGATGATGAGGGGGATGGAATATGTTTGATTTACTATTTTGGAAATTAGATAGAGATGGGATTAGAAATTTGGCATTTTTGTGATTGTTCTTTAAGATTTGAACTTGAGTTCTTTCTTAAGGAGCGCAATGTACTTTACCACTAGACCCAACACTTGTTGATAATCTGCAAGCGTTGTACTTTCAACTCAAAAGTTCACTAATTTACTTGGTGAAATGCTAGTAGTAATGAAGACTATATCTCTCTTGTAGTAACATGAAAAATAACAGTTTATGGAGTTCCAATATTTaatgcaaaaaaagaaaaagggagaaaaCTATGGCATTAAATACAATATAATTTGGAAGGGTTCAGAAAGGGTCCAAATCTATTCCCCAATCTTAATATAACGAGATGGGATCAAGGTCATGGCTCCAAGAGGATCGTGTAGATGTCAATGAATCCATAATCTTTCCATTATAGATGAATATAATCAAGTGaacaaataaaaactaaaagCGGCTATCAAATGCAAGAGACACCCATTTAGGATGGCACTGTTACTCGAGAATGCCATCGAACATACCATGTAACAATGAGGGATGGCACTGTTCTGCTACTGTTTAGTGCTTCCCGCGACCCTTAAGGCCCTTTCAGCAGCATGACTCTTGAATCAGCATCAATTTCTATTTTATAATATGGAACACGGATACAAGTTTTTCCTCGGCACTCCATCCTCCTCCTTTTCTGCTATAAACAAAGATTGACAACATTTTAACCTTGAATACAAGATAAAACTATCCATTCAAACTCTTATTCTTAGTAGTCCGTAAAAGAACTGATTGTAGTGGGAAAGATTAGGACAAGATCAGAGTACCTGTTTTCACTTTTGCTACAGACGGTTGGGCAACAACATGCATGGTGATGACTGCTTTAGAGAGATCACCGAAAGGTCCTATACACTGGCCAACCATCTTATCGTTCTCCAAAATTTTTCCAGTATTTATTAGTTTGATGTCATTGGCTCCCTTAGGCGCAATCTTTTTATCTAGGACATACCAAAACAATTTAGACCCAACATTAGAAAGAATGAAGACAACATTATTTTATCTAGATCTGTGCTACATGCATCCTACCATAATGAAGGTTCAGAAACATAATTTTCAGTTCTCAAGTGCGTGCACTCTCAATGTGTGATTAGCTCATCAACAAAAGCAAAAAGGTTCCCTCCATACCATTGCCTCCCTTATGATCAGCAGAAGAGATGTGACTATCCACAAGCCAAAGTAAAGAAAAATGGAACCAGAAGATCATGCTAAAACATCCTACTGTCTCAAGTCTAAGATATAGTCCAACCCTTTAGCAGCAGCCTAGAAATATTCTCCATATTCTTGTAAGCAAGGCATCCTCAAAATCCTCCTAGACTACCAGCCAAAAagatttgggtaaaaatataaggTGAAACCTTTAGGTATTGCTTGGTTGAAAGAAGCA belongs to Gossypium arboreum isolate Shixiya-1 chromosome 7, ASM2569848v2, whole genome shotgun sequence and includes:
- the LOC108488136 gene encoding membrane-anchored ubiquitin-fold protein 4, whose translation is MAEEELVKLKFRLYDGSDMGPFQYLPTSNIAMLWERIVAEWPKDKKIAPKGANDIKLINTGKILENDKMVGQCIGPFGDLSKAVITMHVVAQPSVAKVKTAEKEEDGVPRKNLYPCSIL